One window from the genome of Nicotiana tomentosiformis chromosome 5, ASM39032v3, whole genome shotgun sequence encodes:
- the LOC104088530 gene encoding uncharacterized protein, giving the protein MEQKQHTPSVIARLMGIDELPPQQPLPAKKRRVLSENYLRNTATIGLREKSSFSVGLSRGINTQKHQVAKHVFGVEMPDIYSHEKASQNAAKLKRQKYSDSSFTSMKEKNSYFKLSKGTSECLLSENTSRSLHRLGIGTTKDDVGECAIHHLKKINSEFDPNRNMLHPSRRIIALKPSSRKSRNTKNQSFSLRPAVESDPVDSKYKEFTKNEIGAVVIEKSGRANGVNSLEPLNIGVRVPRKIAQTRNLGQHELNHSLKLTSRAESISNTFLKAEVLNPPSSNLFTTRRGDDTSFSKRSSFAKEEKKQIIERWKLTNDFQEVEIARRSLSHGEMLAMDDLETRPQYLDTQRDKHSFGSSFSMHIGISGSCNPLGISSKDGWKDDYSRNSPIPNHSIDSRIASGNPEGTIGNKASLYGWHLRQKVAVSEKNSKSMNRKQKDSAEYRDLNLKEADQCSPNSVLEPPFQEEKLRTSEFHVLCSVAAQLQFPETNSEEIYSEGSEMGVSNDEHSERGSLDLLQDSENILPDFKVAESRDFSYLVDVLDEASLHGMNLGICFETWHSLDCPVNPSVFDLLEKKYGKQTSWLKSERKLLFDRINSGLSDILHSFLDIYIREKSLRRRCCSALRRIDVEEELWMILVSQENEVRKDLSGKAIGNETKWLQVEEELSSICREIEKYLFDELAAELALH; this is encoded by the exons ATGGAACAGAAGCAGCACACACCAAGTGTTATAGCAAGGCTGATGGGCATTGACGAGCTTCCACCTCAGCAGCCTCTCCCTGCTAAGAAAAGGAGAGTACTCTCTGAGAACTATCTCCGGAACACGGCTACTATAGGTTTGCGAGAGAAGAGCTCATTCTCTGTTGGCCTCTCCCGTGGAATAAATACTCAGAAGCATCAAGTAGCTAAACATGTATTCGGAGTTGAGATGCCAGATATTTATAGCCATGAAAAAGCAAGCCAAAATGCAGCCAAGTTGAAGAGGCAGAAATATAGTGATTCTAGTTTTACATCAATGAAGGAGAAGAATTCTTACTTTAAGCTCTCCAAAGGTACCTCAGAATGTTTACTATCTGAAAATACTTCGAGATCTCTTCATAGACTTGGGATTGGTACAACAAAAGATGATGTTGGAGAATGTGCTATTCATCACTTGAAGAAAATAAACTCAGAGTTTGATCCAAACAGAAACATGCTTCATCCGTCTCGAAGAATTATTGCGCTCAAACCTAGCTCTAGAAAGTCTCGTAACACCAAAAACCAGTCATTTTCTCTTAGGCCTGCTGTGGAATCCGATCCTGTTGATTCGAAGTACAAGGAATTCACAAAAAATGAAATTGGGGCAGTAGTTATTGAGAAATCAGGAAGAGCAAATGGTGTTAATAGCTTGGAACCTCTAAACATTGGGGTTAGAGTTCCAAGGAAAATAGCACAGACAAGGAACCTTGGACAACACGAACTTAATCACAGTTTAAAACTCACATCAAGAGCAGAAAGCATCAGCAACACTTTTCTGAAGGCCGAGGTTCTAAATCCGCCCTCTTCAAATTTATTTACTACAAGAAGAGGAGATGATACTTCCTTTTCAAAGAGGTCATCTTTtgccaaagaagagaagaagCAAATCATTGAAAGATGGAAACTGACGAATGATTTTCAAGAAGTTGAAATAGCTCGTAGAAGCCTGAGTCATGGAGAAATGCTTGCTATGGATGACTTAGAAACGAGACCTCAATATTTGGACACACAACGTGACAAACATAGTTTTGGCAGTTCATTCAGTATGCACATTGGGATCTCGGGCTCGTGCAATCCTCTGGGTATCAGTAGCAAGGACGGCTGGAAGGATGACTACAGCAGAAATTCGCCAATTCCAAACCATTCTATTGATTCTAGGATAGCCTCTGGAAATCCTGAAGGGACGATTGGCAATAAAGCTTCTCTTTATGGATGGCATCTAAGGCAGAAAGTAGCTGTTTCTGAGAAAAATTCCAAGTCTATGAACCGAAAGCAGAAAGATAGTGCGGAATATAGAGACTTAAACTTGAAGGAAGCCGATCAGTGTAGTCCAAATTCCGTTCTGGAGCCACCTTTCCAGGAAGAGAAGCTCCGAACCTCTGAATTCCATGTCTTATGTA GTGTAGCAGCACAACTTCAGTTTCCTGAGACCAACTCCGAGGAAATATATTCAGAAGGATCTGAAATGGGTGTCTCGAATGATGAACACTCCGAGAGAGGGTCTCTTGATCTCCTTCAAGATAGTGAAAACATATTGCCGGACTTCAAAGTTGCAGAAAGCAGGGACTTCTCCTACCTGGTTGATGTTTTAGATGAGGCCAGTTTGCATGGCATGAACCTAGGAATTTGTTTTGAGACGTGGCATTCTTTGGACTGCCCTGTGAACCCCTCAGTGTTTGACTTATTAGAGAAAAAGTACGGGAAGCAAACATCTTGGCTAAAATCAGAGAGGAAGCTTTTGTTTGACCGCATAAATTCAGGGCTGAGTGATATTTTGCATTCATTTCTGGATATCTACATAAGGGAAAAATCTTTGAGGAGAAGGTGTTGTTCTGCATTGAGGAGAATTGACGTTGAAGAAGAGTTGTGGATGATACTGGTTAGTCAGGAAAATGAAGTGCGCAAGGACTTGTCCGGAAAGGCAATTGGAAATGAAACCAAATGGTTGCAGGTTGAGGAGGAACTTAGTAGCATTTGTAGAGAAATAGAGAAATATTTGTTTGATGAGTTAGCTGCAGAATTAGCATTGCATTGA
- the LOC104088529 gene encoding dirigent protein 24-like, producing the protein MAKFSRLTSKILQATFCILLLALTFGCASSARILDEVNRVADASSETDDPVVAPVVAPAATLPSNQLPATVTAPDSDVAPVADPSIPADTVAPPADLPAEPEPDSIPVVAPAASVAPPADLPDTGAAPVADAAPVTTPVSQTPGVATATSGGAAVESPVLEHPTFSFFMHDILGGSQPSGRVVTGIVATSDANNLPFSTTTNQIFPINGGVPLNNINNVVNNNNYPFLAGLNGQQQANTVLQNSGNNNVVNGGNNQPFVTAGQLPSGLSLQQLMFGSITVVDNEITEGHELGSAVLGKAQGFYLTSSSDGTSHTLALTALFHGEHDHEVDDTISFFGIHRTATPISHIAIIGGTGKYENAKGFATIETLPHVDQHTTDGVETITHFTVYITP; encoded by the coding sequence ATGGCAAAATTTTCCCGACTCACCTCTAAAATACTCCAAGCCACGTTCTGCATTTTGCTGCTAGCCCTCACCTTCGGTTGTGCCAGTTCAGCAAGAATCCTTGATGAAGTGAACCGAGTGGCTGACGCATCATCGGAAACAGATGATCCTGTTGTAGCTCCTGTGGTTGCCCCAGCTGCCACATTGCCAAGTAACCAATTACCAGCTACTGTCACTGCTCCTGATTCTGACGTGGCGCCTGTAGCTGATCCTTCCATCCCTGCTGACACAGTGGCTCCTCCAGCAGATTTACCAGCTGAACCTGAACCAGATTCCATCCCTGTTGTCGCCCCTGCTGCCTCTGTGGCTCCTCCTGCTGACTTACCAGACACTGGAGCAGCCCCCGTTGCCGATGCAGCACCAGTAACTACCCCTGTCAGCCAAACACCAGGAGTGGCCACTGCAACCTCAGGTGGAGCCGCAGTAGAAAGTCCTGTCCTTGAGCACCCGACATTCTCCTTTTTCATGCATGACATCCTTGGTGGTTCACAGCCTTCAGGAAGAGTGGTCACTGGAATTGTAGCCACTTCTGATGCCAACAATCTCCCTTTCTCGACAACCACCAATCAAATCTTCCCAATCAATGGTGGAGTTCCTTTGAACAACATTAACAACGttgtcaacaacaacaactatccaTTCCTTGCAGGCCTAAATGGTCAGCAACAAGCTAACACTGTCCTGCAAAACAGCGGAAACAACAATGTAGTTAATGGTGGTAACAACCAACCTTTTGTAACAGCCGGTCAGCTTCCTTCTGGCTTATCGCTTCAGCAGCTCATGTTTGGCTCTATTACTGTCGTTGACAATGAAATAACCGAGGGGCACGAACTGGGATCAGCTGTTCTCGGCAAAGCACAAGGATTTTACCTGACAAGCTCTTCAGATGGCACCAGCCACACTTTAGCCTTGACAGCACTATTCCATGGAGAACACGATCATGAAGTGGATGATACCATTAGTTTCTTTGGAATTCACAGGACAGCCACACCAATTTCGCACATTGCCATCATTGGAGGGACTGGCAAGTATGAAAATGCTAAAGGATTTGCCACCATCGAAACTCTTCCTCACGTGGACCAACATACAACTGATGGAGTGGAGACAATTACCCACTTTACTGTCTACATCACCCCTTAA